From a single Natronorubrum tibetense GA33 genomic region:
- a CDS encoding ABC transporter permease, protein MLSVGFRALFRRELLRFIRRPKNTFMPPAITNVLYFAVFGVILGGRIEEPVEGIGYILFLIPGLVVLGVISNAFENASFSIFHGRWNEYIHETLTSPLSYAEMVVAYVGASAVRGLIVGVIVAIIGALFVPLSVENVLFLVTTMVVIAALFAGLGIIGGLVARDFDDLTVMNQFILRPLVFFGAVFYSLTMLDPVWQYVSLFNPMVYMVDSVRYGLLGYSDLLEVAPAAYAEFAPYASLGILTLLTVVVIAIDVYLFKIGYGLTD, encoded by the coding sequence ATGCTGTCGGTCGGCTTCCGGGCGCTCTTCCGGCGCGAACTGCTGCGATTCATCCGGCGACCGAAGAACACGTTCATGCCGCCGGCGATCACGAACGTCCTCTACTTCGCCGTCTTCGGCGTTATTCTGGGCGGGCGGATCGAGGAACCGGTCGAGGGGATCGGCTACATCCTCTTTCTCATCCCAGGTCTCGTCGTGCTCGGCGTCATCTCGAACGCCTTCGAGAACGCCTCGTTCTCGATCTTCCACGGGCGCTGGAACGAGTACATCCACGAGACGCTCACCTCGCCGCTGTCCTACGCGGAGATGGTCGTCGCCTACGTCGGCGCGAGCGCCGTGCGAGGGCTGATCGTCGGGGTCATCGTCGCGATCATCGGCGCACTGTTCGTCCCGCTCTCGGTCGAGAACGTCCTGTTCCTCGTCACCACGATGGTCGTCATCGCCGCGCTCTTCGCCGGCCTGGGGATCATCGGCGGCCTGGTCGCGCGTGACTTCGACGATCTCACCGTCATGAACCAGTTCATCCTGCGGCCGCTGGTGTTCTTCGGCGCGGTCTTCTACTCGCTGACCATGCTGGACCCCGTCTGGCAGTATGTCTCGCTGTTCAATCCGATGGTCTACATGGTCGACAGCGTCCGGTACGGCTTGCTGGGCTACTCGGATCTGCTCGAGGTCGCGCCGGCGGCCTACGCCGAGTTCGCGCCGTACGCCTCGCTGGGTATTCTGACGCTGCTCACCGTCGTCGTCATCGCGATAGACGTCTACCTGTTTAAAATCGGCTACGGGCTGACGGACTGA
- a CDS encoding ABC transporter ATP-binding protein: protein MPPAIETTDLVKEYGDLRALQELSLTVEEGEFFGLLGPNGAGKTTFINTLVGLVRKTGGDARVFGHDVEDDYRQARDAIGLAPQEFNVDRFFPIREVLEHKAGYHGVSEEEAAKRADEVLKRVGIYDKRNERFDWLSGGMKRRLLLARALVTDPDLLILDEPTAGVDVQLRHDLWELVTELNEEGTTILLTTHYIEEAERLCDRVAIMNEGQKVTVATPDELKTRGTDTISVRLESPVSSSATADLETDLGAYAHEVSAAGDRLEVRVDDGGSTAPQLLNDLEAMGYEIVDLEISRTSLEEIFVDLTRSEDRTVTRSSASSADDGAEENAEEKRDAEREREREQEGVA, encoded by the coding sequence ATGCCACCGGCCATCGAGACGACGGACCTCGTGAAGGAGTACGGCGACTTGCGCGCCCTACAGGAGCTGTCGCTCACCGTCGAGGAGGGCGAGTTCTTCGGCCTGCTCGGCCCCAACGGCGCGGGCAAGACGACGTTCATCAACACGCTGGTCGGCCTGGTCCGCAAGACCGGCGGCGACGCGCGCGTCTTCGGCCACGACGTCGAAGACGACTACCGGCAGGCCCGCGACGCGATCGGGCTGGCACCCCAGGAGTTCAACGTCGATCGCTTCTTCCCCATCCGGGAAGTCCTCGAGCACAAGGCCGGCTACCACGGCGTTTCAGAGGAGGAAGCCGCCAAGCGGGCCGACGAGGTGCTGAAGCGAGTCGGGATCTACGACAAGCGCAACGAACGGTTCGACTGGCTCTCCGGCGGGATGAAACGCCGACTCCTGCTCGCGCGTGCGCTCGTTACCGATCCGGATCTGTTGATTCTGGACGAGCCGACGGCCGGCGTTGACGTCCAGTTGCGCCACGACCTCTGGGAACTCGTCACCGAACTCAACGAGGAGGGGACGACCATCCTGCTGACCACCCACTACATCGAGGAAGCCGAACGCCTCTGTGACCGCGTCGCGATCATGAACGAGGGTCAGAAGGTGACCGTCGCGACGCCGGACGAACTGAAGACCCGCGGCACGGACACGATTTCGGTCCGACTCGAGTCCCCGGTTTCCTCGAGCGCGACGGCCGACCTCGAGACTGATCTCGGCGCGTACGCCCACGAGGTTTCCGCGGCCGGCGACCGCCTCGAGGTTCGCGTCGACGACGGCGGCTCGACCGCGCCGCAGTTGCTCAACGACCTCGAGGCGATGGGCTACGAGATCGTCGATCTCGAGATCTCCAGAACGTCGCTCGAGGAGATCTTCGTCGACCTGACGCGGAGCGAGGATCGGACGGTGACCCGCTCCAGTGCGTCGTCCGCGGACGATGGCGCAGAGGAGAACGCCGAGGAGAAACGCGACGCCGAACGCGAGCGCGAACGCGAACAGGAGGGGGTCGCCTGA
- a CDS encoding CBS domain-containing protein, whose product MMKSFRIGSLFGIPIKLDLTFLLVLPLFAYLIGVQIEPVVDILNASMGAGIDVDALTTEWWLPYLIGLVAAIGLFVGVVLHELGHSLTAQRYGFPIDSITLWLLGGIAALSEMPEDWRQELNIAIAGPIVSILVGIGSYALFLLTPESFDGARFVLGYLAVLNIVLAGFNMIPAFPMDGGRVLRALLARNTPYAKATQQAASVGKLFAILMGLFGILQFNVIFIALAFFIYIAASSEAQQVTMKAAFQDVTVGDIMTPAKDLHTVGPATSVAALIQRMFTERHTGYPVIDRSGFEGERLVGLVTLSDAREIDPVERDAFTVEEVMTTDLKTISPESDAMTAIERMRENNIGRLLVVDDGDLIGLISRSDVMTAFDIVQKSGSVSPNRQPRTAD is encoded by the coding sequence ATGATGAAGAGTTTCCGGATCGGGTCCCTGTTCGGGATTCCGATCAAGTTGGATCTCACGTTCTTACTGGTGTTGCCGCTGTTCGCGTATCTCATCGGCGTCCAGATCGAACCCGTCGTCGATATCCTCAACGCGTCCATGGGTGCGGGGATCGATGTCGACGCGCTCACCACCGAGTGGTGGCTGCCCTACCTCATCGGACTGGTCGCCGCGATCGGCCTGTTCGTCGGCGTCGTCCTGCACGAACTCGGCCACTCGCTGACGGCCCAGCGCTACGGCTTCCCGATCGACTCGATCACGCTCTGGCTGCTCGGCGGGATCGCCGCGCTCTCGGAGATGCCCGAGGACTGGCGACAGGAACTGAACATCGCTATCGCCGGCCCCATCGTCTCCATACTCGTCGGTATCGGCTCCTACGCGCTCTTTCTCCTCACGCCGGAGAGCTTCGACGGCGCGCGGTTCGTCCTGGGCTATCTCGCGGTGTTGAACATCGTCCTCGCCGGCTTCAACATGATCCCCGCGTTCCCGATGGACGGCGGTCGCGTCCTCCGGGCGTTGCTCGCCCGCAACACTCCCTACGCGAAGGCGACCCAGCAGGCCGCCAGCGTCGGTAAACTGTTCGCGATCCTGATGGGGCTGTTCGGGATTCTCCAGTTCAACGTGATTTTCATCGCGCTGGCCTTCTTCATCTACATCGCCGCCTCGAGCGAGGCCCAGCAGGTGACGATGAAAGCCGCCTTCCAGGACGTCACCGTCGGCGACATCATGACGCCCGCGAAGGATCTCCACACCGTCGGCCCCGCGACGTCGGTCGCAGCGTTGATCCAGCGGATGTTCACCGAGCGCCACACCGGCTATCCCGTGATCGACCGCAGCGGCTTCGAGGGCGAACGACTCGTCGGCCTCGTCACGTTGAGCGACGCCCGCGAAATCGACCCCGTCGAGCGCGACGCGTTCACCGTCGAAGAGGTGATGACGACCGACCTGAAGACGATTTCACCCGAGTCGGACGCGATGACGGCGATCGAACGGATGCGCGAGAACAACATCGGTCGCCTGCTCGTCGTCGACGACGGCGACCTCATCGGTCTCATCTCACGTTCGGACGTGATGACCGCCTTCGACATCGTCCAAAAGAGCGGCTCGGTGAGCCCGAACCGGCAGCCGCGAACTGCAGACTGA
- a CDS encoding helix-turn-helix domain-containing protein, translating into MIEQTHPSPEISQLPTEVESPQGKLVYLYIDATGGATADEMGQILSMKKIGILSVLNSLSSAGLVEKRDDRYVLAN; encoded by the coding sequence ATGATAGAACAGACTCACCCCAGCCCCGAAATCAGTCAGTTGCCGACCGAGGTCGAGTCCCCACAGGGCAAGCTCGTCTACCTTTACATCGACGCGACGGGCGGTGCCACCGCCGACGAGATGGGGCAGATCCTCTCGATGAAGAAAATCGGAATCCTGAGCGTCCTCAACTCACTCTCGAGTGCGGGCCTCGTCGAGAAGCGCGACGATCGATACGTCCTCGCCAACTGA
- a CDS encoding 50S ribosomal protein L16, with translation MSDKPASMYREIDKPAYTRREYITGIPGSKIAQHKMGDVSADPDEYPVQISLITEEEVQIRHGSLEASRLSANRHMLKNAGEHNYKMILRKFPHQVIRENKQATGAGADRVSDGMRQSFGKIVGTAARMGSGERIFTIWCDVDDAEFAKDALRRAYNKISPPCRVVVERGEEQLIA, from the coding sequence ATGTCAGACAAACCTGCCTCAATGTACCGGGAAATCGATAAGCCGGCCTACACGCGCCGCGAATACATCACCGGCATCCCGGGCTCGAAAATCGCACAGCACAAGATGGGCGACGTCAGCGCCGACCCTGACGAGTACCCCGTCCAGATCAGTCTCATCACCGAGGAGGAAGTGCAGATCCGTCACGGGAGCCTCGAGGCCTCGCGCCTCTCGGCCAACCGTCACATGCTGAAAAACGCCGGTGAGCACAACTACAAGATGATTCTCCGGAAGTTCCCCCACCAGGTCATCCGAGAGAACAAGCAGGCGACGGGTGCGGGTGCGGACCGTGTTTCCGACGGGATGCGACAGTCCTTCGGGAAGATCGTCGGCACCGCCGCGCGAATGGGCTCCGGCGAGCGCATCTTTACGATCTGGTGTGACGTCGACGACGCCGAGTTCGCCAAGGACGCGCTCCGACGCGCCTACAACAAGATCTCGCCGCCGTGCCGAGTCGTCGTCGAACGGGGCGAAGAGCAGCTGATTGCCTAA
- a CDS encoding ATP-grasp domain-containing protein — translation MIDLAVANDQETFQRMREPLAERGIRVHHVPVSERVVPLGEDAPWSPDEYDAGYVYPGRLMEGGVADALLEVPWLNDHETVLTSRNKAEVIARLGRADLPVPESVYVSNDVSESGLAEVFERFEPPVVVKPNSTTRGVGVAKAHDLDSFLGICDYLSLVHDYRATGDRSFLVQEYLPDATDYRVMVLEGECVGAVERRLPDEAVAEGQWKHNVHRGAEATGVDLPEPWRELAESVARELEIPFLGVDLLETDDGVVVNETNARPTIDEETKYEPGFYDRLAAAIRKTADRE, via the coding sequence ATGATCGATCTCGCGGTCGCCAACGATCAGGAGACGTTCCAGCGGATGCGAGAGCCGCTGGCCGAGCGAGGCATTCGGGTTCATCACGTGCCCGTGAGCGAGCGCGTGGTCCCGCTCGGGGAGGACGCGCCGTGGTCGCCCGACGAGTACGACGCCGGCTACGTCTATCCTGGCCGACTGATGGAGGGTGGGGTCGCCGACGCCCTGCTCGAGGTGCCGTGGCTCAACGACCACGAGACGGTGTTGACCTCGCGGAACAAAGCCGAGGTGATCGCGCGTCTCGGTCGGGCCGACCTCCCGGTGCCGGAGTCGGTCTACGTCTCGAACGACGTCTCGGAGTCCGGACTCGCCGAGGTCTTCGAGCGGTTCGAGCCGCCAGTCGTCGTCAAACCGAACTCGACGACCCGCGGGGTCGGCGTCGCGAAAGCTCACGACCTCGACTCGTTTCTGGGGATCTGTGACTACCTCTCGCTGGTCCACGACTACCGCGCGACCGGCGACCGCTCCTTTCTCGTCCAGGAGTACCTCCCCGACGCGACCGACTACCGGGTGATGGTCCTCGAGGGCGAGTGCGTCGGCGCGGTCGAGCGTCGCCTGCCCGACGAGGCGGTCGCGGAGGGCCAGTGGAAACACAACGTCCACCGCGGGGCGGAAGCGACCGGCGTCGACCTGCCCGAACCGTGGCGCGAATTGGCTGAATCCGTCGCTCGCGAACTCGAGATTCCGTTCCTTGGCGTCGATCTGCTCGAGACCGACGATGGCGTGGTAGTCAACGAGACGAACGCGCGACCGACGATCGACGAGGAGACGAAGTACGAACCGGGCTTTTATGACCGACTCGCGGCTGCGATTCGAAAGACGGCCGACCGAGAATAA
- a CDS encoding Hsp20/alpha crystallin family protein encodes MRRDDRDEPFDDLFREIERMMNEMMNGADANVDFDSSGVDNGFGMDTHVDIHETDEEIRVVADLPGVEKDNIELECDGKTLTISASSDHREYDERVSLPQRVNEHTASATYNNGVLEVVFDLAEQSSGISLE; translated from the coding sequence ATGCGCCGAGACGACCGCGACGAACCCTTCGACGATCTGTTCCGCGAGATTGAACGCATGATGAACGAAATGATGAACGGAGCCGACGCGAACGTCGACTTCGACTCCTCGGGCGTCGACAACGGCTTCGGGATGGACACCCACGTCGACATCCACGAAACCGACGAAGAGATCCGTGTCGTCGCGGACCTCCCCGGCGTCGAGAAGGACAACATCGAACTCGAGTGCGACGGCAAGACGCTGACCATCTCCGCCTCGAGCGACCACCGCGAGTACGACGAACGCGTCTCGCTGCCCCAGCGCGTCAACGAGCACACGGCCTCCGCGACCTACAACAACGGCGTCCTCGAGGTTGTCTTCGACCTCGCGGAGCAGTCGTCGGGAATCAGTCTCGAGTAG
- a CDS encoding type II glyceraldehyde-3-phosphate dehydrogenase — translation MIQVAVNGYGTIGKRVADAVREQPDMEVVGVAKTRPNFEAETALEKGFPLYAAIEERADQFAEAGLEIAGPVEDLVDEADVVVDATPSGIGAENKSMYEEYDTPALYQGGEDADLVDVSFNARSNFEDAVDADHVRVVSCNTTGLSRVLAPLREAYGVEKVRATLVRRGGDPGQTSRGPINDILPNPVTIPSHHGPDVETIFDDLDIDTLGMKVPATLMHMHSLNVTLAEEVDASEVRDLFVDESRLFLIPERMDIDGSGKLKEYAMDAGRPRGDIWENCIWEESISTVGNDLYLFQGIHQESDVVPENVDAIRAVLGAADAEESIETTNETMGVGL, via the coding sequence ATGATTCAGGTCGCGGTTAACGGCTACGGCACCATCGGGAAACGCGTCGCAGACGCCGTGCGAGAACAGCCGGATATGGAGGTCGTCGGCGTCGCCAAGACGCGGCCGAACTTCGAGGCCGAGACGGCCCTCGAAAAGGGGTTCCCGCTCTACGCCGCCATCGAAGAGCGCGCAGACCAGTTCGCGGAGGCCGGTCTCGAGATCGCCGGTCCCGTCGAGGACCTGGTCGACGAGGCCGACGTCGTCGTCGACGCGACGCCTTCGGGAATCGGCGCGGAGAACAAGTCGATGTACGAGGAGTACGACACGCCGGCGCTCTATCAGGGTGGCGAGGACGCCGACCTCGTCGACGTCAGCTTCAACGCGCGCTCGAACTTCGAGGACGCCGTCGACGCCGACCACGTCCGTGTCGTCTCCTGCAATACGACCGGACTCTCGCGAGTTCTCGCACCGCTTCGCGAGGCCTACGGCGTCGAGAAGGTTCGCGCGACGCTCGTCCGTCGGGGCGGCGACCCCGGCCAGACCTCCCGCGGGCCGATCAACGACATCCTGCCGAACCCGGTTACGATCCCCTCCCACCACGGGCCCGACGTCGAGACGATCTTCGACGACCTCGACATCGACACGCTCGGGATGAAGGTGCCCGCGACGCTGATGCACATGCACAGCCTGAACGTGACGCTGGCAGAGGAGGTCGACGCGAGCGAGGTTCGAGACCTGTTCGTCGACGAGTCCCGACTGTTCCTGATCCCCGAGCGAATGGATATCGACGGCAGCGGGAAACTCAAGGAGTACGCGATGGACGCGGGCCGCCCGCGCGGCGACATCTGGGAGAACTGCATCTGGGAGGAGTCCATCTCGACGGTCGGTAACGACCTCTATCTCTTCCAGGGGATCCACCAGGAGAGCGACGTCGTACCCGAGAACGTCGACGCCATTCGAGCGGTACTCGGCGCAGCCGACGCCGAGGAGAGTATTGAGACGACGAACGAGACGATGGGCGTCGGTCTGTAG
- a CDS encoding DUF7857 domain-containing protein — MVEVDWETDRREGVTFVTAIVANTQTTPQTVRLENRLDGPTWSPRRNGITAPEWDGDVWEGTVEPGRRRGVGFASPSPPTEPPLEVLEVSRVSDATTATADEVLAELDGWAPTPDVLTRDP; from the coding sequence ATGGTCGAGGTCGACTGGGAAACTGATCGCCGGGAGGGTGTGACGTTCGTGACTGCAATCGTCGCGAACACGCAGACGACCCCGCAGACGGTCCGTCTCGAGAATCGCCTCGACGGGCCGACGTGGTCGCCGCGTCGAAACGGCATCACGGCACCCGAGTGGGACGGGGACGTCTGGGAGGGCACTGTCGAACCGGGACGCCGCCGCGGCGTCGGCTTCGCCAGTCCGAGCCCGCCGACTGAGCCGCCGCTCGAGGTCCTCGAGGTATCGCGCGTCTCCGACGCAACGACCGCGACGGCGGACGAGGTGCTCGCCGAACTGGACGGCTGGGCGCCGACCCCCGATGTTCTCACACGGGACCCATGA
- a CDS encoding MinD/ParA family ATP-binding protein — protein MIVAVSGGKGGVGKSTVSLNLARELDAVVVDADLATADLPRGSGADLHDVLAGRADPLEAVDSFGSIRILPCGRTLAGARASNVSELERVVDRLERECSRVVIDCPAGLARDVGTQLKCAHVAVLVTTPTEAALVDALRTREIALELDTPIASIVCNRAAADDSEQLTARVERELGAPTAVIEECSAVDDAMARWQPVRDAHPDCDAVDAFEAVAHSIERCEKRLSGRIGVL, from the coding sequence ATGATCGTCGCGGTCAGCGGCGGAAAAGGTGGCGTCGGCAAATCGACCGTCTCGCTGAATCTCGCCCGGGAACTCGACGCCGTCGTCGTCGACGCGGATCTCGCGACGGCGGATCTCCCCCGCGGGAGCGGCGCCGACTTGCACGACGTCCTCGCGGGACGCGCCGATCCGCTCGAGGCGGTCGACTCGTTCGGCTCGATTCGAATCCTCCCTTGTGGCCGGACGCTCGCTGGTGCTCGCGCGTCGAACGTGAGCGAACTCGAACGGGTGGTGGACCGACTCGAGCGGGAGTGCAGCCGCGTCGTCATCGACTGTCCGGCGGGGCTGGCCCGCGACGTCGGCACGCAGCTCAAGTGTGCCCACGTCGCTGTGCTAGTCACCACGCCGACCGAAGCGGCGCTCGTGGACGCGCTTCGAACGCGGGAGATCGCACTCGAACTCGACACGCCGATCGCGTCGATCGTCTGCAACCGAGCCGCAGCCGACGATTCCGAACAGCTCACGGCTCGCGTCGAGCGGGAACTCGGTGCACCAACTGCGGTAATCGAGGAGTGCTCGGCAGTCGACGACGCAATGGCGCGGTGGCAGCCGGTTCGTGACGCCCATCCCGACTGCGACGCGGTCGATGCCTTCGAAGCCGTCGCTCACTCGATCGAACGCTGCGAGAAGCGCCTCTCCGGCCGTATCGGGGTTCTCTGA
- a CDS encoding DUF7125 family protein, with protein MIAIAGAKGGCGKTITTLGLTEGFARSGTPAIAIDADRQLPNVHVTGGVDREPTLAALTSESDIRSVAQVSPRTSRAGIVPAPEPSDKLDFESVLGRLETDSIQTVVDCPSGAGPDVVEPLSAADGVIVVTTDSERSLTAAETTVKMARRLGVCVLGTVVNRCEEVPTEVESWVDVPVLGVVPEVESPLTDEDTTAAYEEIVETLQLRNATDRTPPAYDDELLPTGIDTLDRRLGGGLAPGSVVALTAEPASQSEQLLYEATAPRGTLYLTTERSAANVRRAIETTSVETGNPTIRHVEGTTVLEEASEIIGKLPDGATLVVDLTDVLERHDRRAYVSFLNDLKDRMVETDGVAVLHCLDGPGRPENRTATIHAVDAVFDLRTTESGVETAVDHYLSVPKFRPESTFTETIELEFDGVAAMTLETKQDVD; from the coding sequence ATGATTGCTATCGCCGGTGCGAAAGGCGGCTGCGGGAAGACGATAACGACGCTCGGTCTCACTGAGGGCTTTGCGCGAAGCGGAACGCCAGCTATCGCGATCGACGCCGATCGCCAGCTCCCGAACGTACACGTGACCGGCGGCGTCGACCGCGAGCCGACGCTCGCGGCACTCACGTCGGAGTCCGACATCCGATCGGTCGCACAGGTGAGTCCGCGGACGTCGCGTGCCGGCATCGTTCCCGCTCCAGAGCCGTCCGATAAACTGGACTTCGAGTCGGTGCTCGGTCGACTCGAGACCGACTCGATACAGACGGTCGTCGACTGTCCCTCCGGGGCGGGACCCGACGTCGTCGAACCGCTGTCGGCGGCCGACGGCGTGATCGTTGTCACGACGGACAGCGAGCGGAGTCTCACGGCCGCCGAGACGACGGTCAAAATGGCTCGCCGGCTCGGCGTGTGCGTGCTCGGGACGGTGGTGAACAGGTGCGAGGAGGTCCCCACCGAGGTCGAATCGTGGGTCGACGTGCCGGTACTGGGCGTCGTTCCGGAGGTGGAGTCGCCGCTGACGGACGAGGACACCACGGCCGCCTACGAGGAAATCGTCGAGACGTTACAGCTGCGAAACGCGACCGACCGGACGCCACCGGCGTACGACGACGAACTGCTGCCGACGGGCATCGACACCCTCGACCGGCGACTCGGTGGTGGGCTGGCACCTGGCTCCGTGGTGGCGCTGACCGCCGAGCCGGCCAGTCAGTCCGAGCAACTGCTCTACGAGGCGACGGCACCCCGTGGCACGCTGTATCTCACGACCGAGCGGTCGGCGGCGAACGTCCGCCGGGCGATCGAGACCACGTCCGTCGAGACCGGGAATCCGACGATCCGCCACGTCGAGGGGACGACGGTCCTCGAGGAAGCCAGCGAGATTATCGGGAAGCTGCCCGACGGCGCCACGCTCGTCGTCGATCTCACAGACGTCCTAGAACGACACGATCGACGGGCGTACGTCTCGTTCCTGAACGATCTGAAGGATCGGATGGTCGAGACCGACGGCGTTGCCGTGTTACACTGTCTCGACGGACCCGGCCGACCGGAGAATCGAACGGCGACGATCCACGCGGTCGACGCCGTCTTCGATCTACGGACGACCGAGTCAGGCGTCGAAACGGCCGTCGACCACTACCTGTCGGTCCCCAAGTTCCGACCCGAGAGCACGTTCACCGAGACGATCGAACTCGAGTTCGACGGCGTGGCGGCGATGACGCTCGAGACGAAGCAGGACGTCGATTGA
- a CDS encoding transcription initiation factor IIB, with product MKRATQMESCEECGGRLRTTENEVVCEDCGLVVGEDSIDRGPEWRTLENGDSRRRTGAPLERSRHDRGLSTRIGFGTGAEVTGKRQRQLVRMRRQHNRARFSSKAERNKAYGFTEIRRLVSSLSLPTPVREQSCTLFESAQHEDLLCGRSLEGFSAATVYATCRVQSIARTMDEVVTQARASKSELKAAYDALNRELGLPVGPISPIEYLPRYTSELELQADIESRAREYATWLGEHGRIGGKNPSGVAAACLYRAAYDHGVDVTQTEVAELANVSRMTIRSTATELKQYG from the coding sequence ATGAAACGCGCAACCCAGATGGAGAGCTGTGAGGAGTGTGGTGGCCGTCTTCGAACGACGGAAAACGAAGTGGTCTGCGAGGACTGTGGGCTCGTGGTCGGCGAAGACAGTATCGATCGCGGCCCGGAGTGGCGGACACTCGAGAACGGCGACAGCCGACGCCGAACCGGCGCGCCGCTCGAGCGCTCGCGCCACGACAGGGGGCTGTCGACCAGAATCGGCTTTGGGACGGGGGCGGAGGTAACGGGCAAGCGTCAGCGCCAACTGGTTCGCATGCGTCGGCAACACAACCGAGCCCGATTCTCGTCGAAAGCCGAGCGGAACAAGGCCTACGGCTTTACCGAGATCCGTCGACTCGTCTCCTCGCTGTCGTTGCCGACGCCGGTCCGTGAACAGTCGTGTACGCTGTTCGAGTCGGCCCAGCACGAAGATCTGCTCTGTGGGCGCTCGCTCGAGGGGTTTTCTGCAGCGACGGTGTACGCGACCTGTCGCGTCCAGTCGATCGCGCGGACGATGGACGAGGTCGTCACGCAGGCGCGTGCGAGCAAGAGCGAACTCAAGGCGGCCTACGACGCGCTCAACCGAGAGCTCGGCCTACCGGTCGGCCCGATTTCGCCGATCGAGTATCTGCCGCGGTACACCTCCGAACTCGAACTGCAGGCGGATATCGAGAGCCGTGCCCGAGAGTACGCGACGTGGCTGGGCGAGCATGGCCGGATCGGCGGGAAGAACCCCAGCGGTGTCGCAGCCGCCTGTCTCTACCGGGCGGCCTACGACCACGGCGTCGATGTCACGCAAACCGAAGTCGCCGAACTGGCGAACGTCTCGCGGATGACGATTCGGTCGACGGCCACCGAGCTGAAACAGTACGGGTGA